In one Balaenoptera musculus isolate JJ_BM4_2016_0621 chromosome 2, mBalMus1.pri.v3, whole genome shotgun sequence genomic region, the following are encoded:
- the NR2F2 gene encoding COUP transcription factor 2 isoform X2, whose protein sequence is MQAVWDLEQGKYGFAVQRGRMPPTQPTHGQFALTNGDPLNCHSYLSGYISLLLRAEPYPTSRFGSQCMQPNNIMGIENICELAARMLFSAVEWARNIPFFPDLQITDQVALLRLTWSELFVLNAAQCSMPLHVAPLLAAAGLHASPMSADRVVAFMDHIRIFQEQVEKLKALHVDSAEYSCLKAIVLFTSDACGLSDVAHVESLQEKSQCALEEYVRSQYPNQPTRFGKLLLRLPSLRTVSSSVIEQLFFVRLVGKTPIETLIRDMLLSGSSFNWPYMAIQ, encoded by the exons ATGCAAGCGGTTTGGGACCTTGAACAAGGCAAATATGGTTTTG CGGTGCAGAGGGGCAGGATGCCGCCCACCCAGCCGACCCACGGGCAGTTTGCGCTGACCAACGGGGACCCCCTCAACTGCCACTCGTACCTGTCCGGATATATTTCTCTGCTGCTGCGCGCCGAACCCTATCCCACGTCGCGCTTCGGCAGCCAGTGCATGCAGCCCAACAACATCATGGGCATCGAGAACATTTGCGAACTGGCCGCGCGGATGCTCTTCAGCGCCGTCGAGTGGGCCCGGAACATCCCCTTCTTCCCTGACCTGCAGATCACCGACCAGGTGGCCCTGCTTCGCCTCACCTGGAGCGAGCTGTTCGTGCTGAACGCGGCACAGTGCTCCATGCCCCTCCATGTCGCCCCGCTACTGGCCGCCGCCGGCCTACACGCCTCGCCCATGTCCGCCGACCGGGTGGTCGCCTTTATGGACCACATACGGATCTTCCAAGAGCAAGTGGAGAAGCTCAAAGCGCTGCACGTCGACTCCGCCGAGTACAGCTGCCTCAAGGCCATAGTCCTGTTCACCTCAG ATGCCTGTGGTCTCTCTGATGTAGCCCATGTGGAAAGCTTGCAGGAAAAGTCCCAGTGTGCTTTGGAAGAATACGTTAGGAGCCAGTACCCCAACCAACCAACGCGATTCGGAAAGCTTTTGCTTCGCCTCCCTTCCCTCCGCACGGTCTCCTCCTCAGTCATAGAGCAATTGTTTTTCGTCCGTTTGGTAGGTAAAACCCCCATCGAAACCCTCATCCGGGATATGTTACTGTCCGGCAGCAGTTTTAACTGGCCGTATATggcaattcaataa
- the NR2F2 gene encoding COUP transcription factor 2 isoform X1, whose protein sequence is MAMVVSTWRDPQDEVPGSQGSQASQAPPVPGPPPGAPHTPQTPGQGGPASTPAQTAAGGQGGPGGPGGDKQQQQQHIECVVCGDKSSGKHYGQFTCEGCKSFFKRSVRRNLSYTCRANRNCPIDQHHRNQCQYCRLKKCLKVGMRREAVQRGRMPPTQPTHGQFALTNGDPLNCHSYLSGYISLLLRAEPYPTSRFGSQCMQPNNIMGIENICELAARMLFSAVEWARNIPFFPDLQITDQVALLRLTWSELFVLNAAQCSMPLHVAPLLAAAGLHASPMSADRVVAFMDHIRIFQEQVEKLKALHVDSAEYSCLKAIVLFTSDACGLSDVAHVESLQEKSQCALEEYVRSQYPNQPTRFGKLLLRLPSLRTVSSSVIEQLFFVRLVGKTPIETLIRDMLLSGSSFNWPYMAIQ, encoded by the exons ATGGCAATGGTAGTCAGCACGTGGCGCGACCCCCAGGACGAGGTGCCCGGCTCTCAGGGCAGCCAGGCCTCGCAGGCGCCGCCCGTGCCCGGCCCGCCGCCCGGCGCCCCGCACACACCACAGACGCCCGGCCAAGGGGGCCCGGCCAGCACGCCGGCCCAGACGGCGGCCGGCGGCCAGGGCGGCCCTGGCGGTCCGGGCGGCGataagcagcagcagcagcagcacatcGAGTGCGTGGTGTGCGGGGACAAGTCGAGCGGCAAGCACTACGGCCAGTTCACGTGCGAGGGCTGCAAGAGCTTCTTCAAGCGCAGCGTGCGGAGGAACCTGAGCTACACGTGCCGCGCCAACCGGAACTGTCCCATCGACCAGCACCACCGCAACCAGTGCCAGTACTGCCGCCTCAAAAAGTGCCTCAAAGTGGGCATGAGACGGGAAG CGGTGCAGAGGGGCAGGATGCCGCCCACCCAGCCGACCCACGGGCAGTTTGCGCTGACCAACGGGGACCCCCTCAACTGCCACTCGTACCTGTCCGGATATATTTCTCTGCTGCTGCGCGCCGAACCCTATCCCACGTCGCGCTTCGGCAGCCAGTGCATGCAGCCCAACAACATCATGGGCATCGAGAACATTTGCGAACTGGCCGCGCGGATGCTCTTCAGCGCCGTCGAGTGGGCCCGGAACATCCCCTTCTTCCCTGACCTGCAGATCACCGACCAGGTGGCCCTGCTTCGCCTCACCTGGAGCGAGCTGTTCGTGCTGAACGCGGCACAGTGCTCCATGCCCCTCCATGTCGCCCCGCTACTGGCCGCCGCCGGCCTACACGCCTCGCCCATGTCCGCCGACCGGGTGGTCGCCTTTATGGACCACATACGGATCTTCCAAGAGCAAGTGGAGAAGCTCAAAGCGCTGCACGTCGACTCCGCCGAGTACAGCTGCCTCAAGGCCATAGTCCTGTTCACCTCAG ATGCCTGTGGTCTCTCTGATGTAGCCCATGTGGAAAGCTTGCAGGAAAAGTCCCAGTGTGCTTTGGAAGAATACGTTAGGAGCCAGTACCCCAACCAACCAACGCGATTCGGAAAGCTTTTGCTTCGCCTCCCTTCCCTCCGCACGGTCTCCTCCTCAGTCATAGAGCAATTGTTTTTCGTCCGTTTGGTAGGTAAAACCCCCATCGAAACCCTCATCCGGGATATGTTACTGTCCGGCAGCAGTTTTAACTGGCCGTATATggcaattcaataa
- the NR2F2 gene encoding COUP transcription factor 2 isoform X3: MPPTQPTHGQFALTNGDPLNCHSYLSGYISLLLRAEPYPTSRFGSQCMQPNNIMGIENICELAARMLFSAVEWARNIPFFPDLQITDQVALLRLTWSELFVLNAAQCSMPLHVAPLLAAAGLHASPMSADRVVAFMDHIRIFQEQVEKLKALHVDSAEYSCLKAIVLFTSDACGLSDVAHVESLQEKSQCALEEYVRSQYPNQPTRFGKLLLRLPSLRTVSSSVIEQLFFVRLVGKTPIETLIRDMLLSGSSFNWPYMAIQ, from the exons ATGCCGCCCACCCAGCCGACCCACGGGCAGTTTGCGCTGACCAACGGGGACCCCCTCAACTGCCACTCGTACCTGTCCGGATATATTTCTCTGCTGCTGCGCGCCGAACCCTATCCCACGTCGCGCTTCGGCAGCCAGTGCATGCAGCCCAACAACATCATGGGCATCGAGAACATTTGCGAACTGGCCGCGCGGATGCTCTTCAGCGCCGTCGAGTGGGCCCGGAACATCCCCTTCTTCCCTGACCTGCAGATCACCGACCAGGTGGCCCTGCTTCGCCTCACCTGGAGCGAGCTGTTCGTGCTGAACGCGGCACAGTGCTCCATGCCCCTCCATGTCGCCCCGCTACTGGCCGCCGCCGGCCTACACGCCTCGCCCATGTCCGCCGACCGGGTGGTCGCCTTTATGGACCACATACGGATCTTCCAAGAGCAAGTGGAGAAGCTCAAAGCGCTGCACGTCGACTCCGCCGAGTACAGCTGCCTCAAGGCCATAGTCCTGTTCACCTCAG ATGCCTGTGGTCTCTCTGATGTAGCCCATGTGGAAAGCTTGCAGGAAAAGTCCCAGTGTGCTTTGGAAGAATACGTTAGGAGCCAGTACCCCAACCAACCAACGCGATTCGGAAAGCTTTTGCTTCGCCTCCCTTCCCTCCGCACGGTCTCCTCCTCAGTCATAGAGCAATTGTTTTTCGTCCGTTTGGTAGGTAAAACCCCCATCGAAACCCTCATCCGGGATATGTTACTGTCCGGCAGCAGTTTTAACTGGCCGTATATggcaattcaataa